A genome region from Gemmatimonadota bacterium includes the following:
- a CDS encoding GNAT family N-acetyltransferase produces the protein MALSLRPATVADIPALNALIERSARQLSIGFYTPAEIDAAVRYVFGVDTTLVGDGTYFVVHDGEVLAGCGGWSRRRTLYGGDQRPVEVGSAAGAPSDQLQPGVDAAKVRAFFVSPDFARRGVGRFLLDACLSAARAAGFTKVELMATLPGVPFYAALGFRPVREVTDPLPDGTPLRFVQMDRDITPPRANRLVNRSAASPLTSFVIAALALGAASCRPSAGEPAALILTNARAYTLSWNEPSPDGVPAANAPWDSSGGWRHDATAVAVRGGRIVYVGSDSGALALRGDSTRVIDLAGGVLLPGLVDAHTHVAELGQSLDRVNLTGLATEEEAVARIVERAATTPKGEWIIGVGWDEGAWANRYPDKTLLTARVPDHPVVMRGLHGFAAWGNALALEKAGITRASEAPTGGEIRKDASGEPTGLFLNRAVPLLDDAVPVPSPSQRDAQVMRALHVMADAGYTGVHEAGVAPDVMASFERLAASDSLPLRVYAMLSGRDSALVRAWITRGTFASPNGMLVVRAVKAYFDGALGSRGAQLLADYSDKPGHRGVSGGAYGFDRTVVGDAMSAGFQVGIHAIGDAGNRATLDFIDSVYAAAPRSRGLRHRVEHAQVLNIEDIPRFSTSGVIASMQPPHAVEDKGWAEQRLGPDRIEGAYAWRTLRRQRAHLVFSSDLPGSGWSPFYGLHSAISRQDTTGAPTGGWYPEQRMTPEEAVRGYSTWAAYAGFDEEQAGTIAVGKRADFTVITVDPFRVAAPAELLSGAVQLTVSRGRVTYQRTP, from the coding sequence ATGGCGCTCTCCCTTCGTCCCGCGACCGTCGCCGACATCCCGGCGCTCAACGCGCTCATCGAGCGTTCGGCGCGCCAGCTGAGTATCGGCTTCTACACGCCGGCGGAGATCGACGCCGCCGTCCGGTATGTCTTCGGGGTGGACACGACCCTCGTGGGCGACGGGACGTACTTCGTGGTGCATGACGGCGAGGTGTTGGCGGGGTGCGGTGGCTGGAGCCGGCGCCGCACCCTGTACGGCGGCGACCAGCGCCCGGTGGAGGTTGGCTCGGCGGCCGGTGCACCCAGCGACCAGCTGCAACCCGGTGTCGATGCTGCCAAGGTCCGCGCCTTCTTCGTCTCGCCCGACTTCGCGCGTCGCGGAGTGGGGCGCTTCCTCCTCGATGCGTGTCTCTCGGCGGCGCGGGCGGCGGGGTTCACCAAGGTCGAACTCATGGCGACGCTCCCGGGCGTCCCGTTCTACGCCGCGCTGGGCTTTCGTCCGGTGCGCGAAGTGACCGACCCCCTCCCCGACGGGACGCCGCTTCGTTTCGTGCAGATGGATCGCGACATCACGCCACCCCGAGCCAACCGCCTCGTGAACCGTTCCGCCGCCTCGCCGCTTACGTCGTTCGTCATCGCCGCGCTCGCGCTGGGCGCCGCCAGCTGCAGACCGTCCGCCGGCGAACCCGCGGCGCTCATCCTGACGAACGCTCGCGCCTATACGCTGTCGTGGAACGAGCCCTCCCCCGATGGCGTCCCGGCGGCCAACGCACCGTGGGACTCGTCAGGCGGATGGCGGCACGACGCGACGGCGGTCGCGGTACGTGGCGGTCGCATCGTCTACGTCGGGAGCGATTCCGGGGCGCTGGCGCTGCGCGGCGACAGCACTCGAGTGATCGACCTCGCGGGTGGCGTCCTCCTTCCAGGGCTGGTCGACGCCCACACGCATGTGGCCGAGCTGGGGCAATCGCTCGACCGCGTGAACCTCACCGGACTCGCGACCGAGGAAGAGGCGGTGGCACGCATCGTCGAGCGCGCCGCGACCACTCCCAAGGGCGAGTGGATCATCGGCGTCGGGTGGGACGAGGGGGCGTGGGCGAATCGCTACCCTGACAAGACGCTGCTGACGGCGCGCGTCCCCGACCATCCGGTCGTGATGCGCGGGCTGCACGGCTTTGCGGCGTGGGGGAACGCGCTGGCGCTGGAGAAGGCGGGAATCACGCGCGCAAGCGAGGCACCAACCGGCGGCGAGATTCGCAAGGATGCCTCGGGTGAGCCGACCGGGTTGTTCCTCAACCGCGCCGTCCCGCTGCTCGACGACGCCGTCCCCGTCCCGTCGCCGTCACAGCGCGACGCACAGGTGATGCGGGCGCTGCACGTGATGGCCGACGCCGGCTACACCGGGGTGCACGAGGCCGGTGTCGCCCCCGACGTGATGGCGTCGTTCGAGCGACTGGCGGCCTCCGATTCGCTTCCGCTGCGCGTGTACGCGATGCTCAGCGGGCGCGACTCGGCGCTGGTGCGGGCGTGGATCACGCGGGGGACCTTCGCGTCGCCTAACGGGATGCTGGTCGTGCGCGCCGTGAAGGCGTACTTCGATGGCGCGTTGGGATCGCGCGGGGCGCAGCTCCTCGCCGACTACTCCGACAAGCCTGGGCACCGCGGGGTGAGCGGCGGCGCGTACGGCTTTGATCGCACGGTGGTGGGCGATGCGATGTCCGCCGGCTTTCAGGTGGGGATCCACGCCATCGGCGACGCCGGCAACCGCGCCACGCTCGACTTCATCGACTCGGTCTACGCCGCCGCTCCCAGGTCGCGTGGGCTGCGCCATCGCGTGGAGCATGCGCAGGTCCTGAACATCGAGGACATTCCGCGTTTCTCCACGAGTGGCGTCATCGCGTCGATGCAGCCGCCGCACGCGGTGGAGGACAAGGGATGGGCCGAGCAGCGCCTCGGACCGGACCGCATCGAGGGGGCCTACGCCTGGCGCACGTTGCGCCGCCAGCGCGCGCACCTCGTCTTTTCCTCCGACCTCCCCGGCTCGGGTTGGAGCCCCTTCTACGGACTGCACTCGGCGATCAGCCGGCAGGACACCACGGGCGCGCCGACGGGGGGATGGTACCCGGAGCAGCGCATGACGCCGGAAGAGGCGGTGCGCGGCTACAGCACGTGGGCCGCGTACGCGGGTTTCGACGAAGAGCAGGCGGGGACGATCGCGGTGGGGAAGCGCGCCGACTTCACGGTCATCACCGTGGATCCGTTCCGCGTGGCCGCACCCGCAGAGCTGCTCTCCGGTGCGGTGCAGCTGACGGTATCGCGCGGGCGGGTGACGTACCAGCGAACGCCGTGA
- a CDS encoding CotH kinase family protein → MSLAEWRAVAGASARWFGFRAPKRAVALLVVALLVVACGEDPVAPPDVVPPPTPTFPVAEALPTLTLSTTFGAAITSKEEYITGSYRITGTDGAIMQEGALEIRGRGNTTWGMPKKPYRIKLGTSTALMGMPANRHWVLLANYSDKTLIRNDVTFELSRKLGMEWTPRSQFVEMSLNGAYQGVYQLVEHVRIAPDRVNIPELKASDTSATNVTGGYLMEVDERRGEDFCFNSTRTRMIFCLSNPETLNEPAWAKHRAYITNYIKQVDDAIYSPQFADPQAGYAAYIDVESAIRYYIVNELFKNVDGNLRLSTYLYKKRGGKLFFGPVWDFDLAMGNVNYDGADLVQGWHTRTAQWFTRLFQDPAFAAQVKARWAQMKSDKTVDALFNYISARQAFLSKVQARNFEKWPILSTWVWPNRVVTGSYDGEINAMSFWLFQRHGWMDTQISQ, encoded by the coding sequence GTGTCGTTGGCAGAATGGCGGGCAGTCGCAGGCGCTTCGGCGCGGTGGTTCGGCTTTCGCGCACCGAAGCGCGCCGTCGCCCTCCTGGTCGTGGCACTTCTCGTCGTGGCCTGCGGCGAAGATCCCGTCGCCCCCCCCGATGTCGTCCCCCCGCCGACGCCGACCTTCCCGGTGGCCGAGGCCCTCCCGACGCTTACGCTCAGCACGACCTTCGGCGCGGCGATCACGTCCAAGGAGGAGTACATCACCGGGAGCTACCGGATCACCGGGACCGACGGCGCCATCATGCAGGAAGGGGCGCTCGAGATTCGCGGGCGTGGCAACACCACGTGGGGGATGCCCAAGAAGCCGTATCGCATCAAGCTCGGCACGAGCACGGCGCTCATGGGGATGCCGGCCAACCGGCACTGGGTCCTGCTCGCCAACTACTCCGACAAGACGCTCATCCGCAACGACGTCACCTTCGAACTCAGTCGCAAGCTGGGGATGGAATGGACGCCGCGTTCGCAGTTCGTCGAGATGAGCCTCAATGGCGCGTATCAGGGCGTATACCAACTGGTGGAGCACGTCCGTATCGCGCCGGACCGCGTGAACATCCCCGAACTCAAGGCCAGCGATACCTCGGCGACCAACGTCACCGGGGGCTACCTGATGGAGGTCGACGAGCGGCGCGGGGAGGACTTCTGCTTCAACTCCACGCGCACTCGCATGATCTTCTGCCTCTCCAACCCGGAGACGCTCAACGAACCGGCGTGGGCCAAGCACCGCGCGTACATCACCAACTACATCAAGCAGGTCGACGACGCGATCTACAGCCCGCAGTTCGCCGATCCGCAGGCAGGCTACGCCGCCTACATCGACGTCGAATCGGCGATTCGCTACTACATCGTCAACGAGCTGTTCAAGAATGTCGACGGCAACCTGCGGTTGAGCACCTACCTCTACAAGAAGCGTGGCGGGAAGCTCTTCTTCGGCCCGGTGTGGGACTTTGACCTGGCGATGGGGAATGTGAATTACGACGGCGCCGACCTGGTGCAGGGGTGGCACACGCGCACGGCGCAGTGGTTCACGCGCCTCTTCCAGGACCCGGCCTTTGCGGCGCAGGTCAAGGCGCGCTGGGCGCAGATGAAGAGCGACAAGACGGTCGACGCGCTCTTCAACTACATCAGCGCGCGCCAGGCATTTCTGAGCAAGGTGCAGGCACGCAACTTCGAGAAGTGGCCCATCCTCAGCACCTGGGTGTGGCCCAACCGCGTGGTCACCGGGAGCTACGACGGCGAGATCAACGCGATGTCGTTCTGGCTCTTCCAGCGCCACGGCTGGATGGACACGCAGATCTCGCAATAG
- a CDS encoding alkaline phosphatase D family protein has product MDRRLFLSDLTRYAVLCAGAPNLWRLTTRPVLSGNPFALGVASGDPTPNACVIWTRLAPDPFAPHGGMDGQKVVLDWEVADDEGFSKVVKRGRYTCAPELGYSAHVDVQGLAPDRWYFYRFTLPAGSSTVGRLRTTPPDGAQQPLDFAFVSCQHYEQGLFTAFDHLAAERLDLVTHLGDYIYETATREDVVRPHHGFEIITVEDYRDRYAQYKLDPALQKAHAMCPWIVTWDDHEVDNNYAGSVGENVFESDEQMRQRRAAGYQAWWEHQPVRVPRARSWADLNITRTANWGALARFWVMDTRQYRSDQACGDGQRVIPCGDWNDPSRTMMGDAQERWLLNGLSESRATWQVLAQQVMMAPLDNRPGADIQVSMDQWAGYPVARDRLLGAIGERAKGRTVVLTGDIHASYVNELQSSFDRLGRPTVAAEFVGTSMSSGGDGMDVYPGWNATRSDNPYMKWHNAKRGYVRCRVTPDEWRADYRVVPFVTRPGAPVETASSWRVPHGRPVIERV; this is encoded by the coding sequence ATGGATCGCCGTCTCTTCCTCAGCGACCTCACCCGCTACGCGGTGCTCTGCGCCGGCGCCCCCAACCTGTGGCGCCTGACGACACGGCCGGTGCTGAGCGGCAATCCGTTTGCGCTCGGCGTGGCCAGCGGTGATCCCACGCCTAACGCCTGCGTGATCTGGACGCGGTTGGCCCCCGACCCCTTCGCGCCGCACGGGGGGATGGATGGGCAGAAGGTGGTGCTCGACTGGGAGGTGGCCGATGACGAGGGGTTCAGCAAGGTCGTGAAGCGCGGGCGCTACACGTGCGCGCCCGAACTCGGCTACTCCGCGCACGTCGACGTGCAGGGGCTCGCCCCCGATCGGTGGTACTTCTACCGCTTCACGCTTCCGGCGGGGAGCAGCACGGTCGGGCGCTTGCGCACCACCCCTCCCGACGGCGCGCAGCAACCGCTCGACTTCGCTTTCGTCTCGTGCCAGCACTACGAGCAGGGGCTCTTCACCGCCTTCGACCACCTGGCCGCCGAACGACTCGACCTCGTGACGCACCTCGGGGACTACATCTACGAGACGGCGACGCGCGAGGACGTCGTGCGCCCGCATCACGGCTTCGAGATCATCACGGTCGAGGACTATCGCGATCGCTATGCGCAATACAAGCTCGACCCCGCGCTACAGAAGGCGCACGCGATGTGCCCGTGGATCGTGACGTGGGACGACCACGAAGTCGACAACAACTACGCGGGGTCCGTCGGCGAGAACGTCTTCGAGTCGGACGAGCAGATGCGCCAGCGCCGCGCGGCCGGTTACCAGGCGTGGTGGGAGCACCAGCCGGTGCGCGTGCCGCGAGCCCGTTCGTGGGCCGACCTCAACATCACGCGCACCGCCAACTGGGGGGCGCTGGCGCGCTTCTGGGTGATGGACACGCGGCAGTATCGCAGCGACCAGGCGTGCGGCGATGGCCAGCGTGTGATCCCCTGCGGCGATTGGAACGATCCGTCGAGGACGATGATGGGCGACGCCCAGGAGCGGTGGCTGCTCAACGGCCTCAGCGAGTCGCGCGCGACCTGGCAGGTGCTGGCGCAGCAGGTGATGATGGCGCCGCTCGACAATCGCCCCGGCGCCGACATCCAGGTGTCGATGGACCAGTGGGCGGGCTATCCCGTCGCGCGTGATCGGCTGCTGGGCGCGATCGGTGAGCGGGCCAAGGGGCGCACGGTCGTGCTCACCGGTGACATCCATGCCAGCTACGTCAACGAGCTGCAGTCGTCGTTCGATCGTTTGGGGCGACCGACGGTGGCAGCCGAGTTTGTGGGGACGAGCATGTCGTCGGGTGGCGATGGAATGGACGTCTACCCGGGGTGGAACGCGACGCGTTCCGACAACCCGTACATGAAGTGGCACAACGCCAAGCGTGGCTATGTGCGATGCCGTGTCACGCCTGACGAGTGGCGTGCAGACTATCGCGTCGTGCCGTTCGTGACGCGTCCGGGGGCTCCGGTGGAGACGGCGTCGAGCTGGCGGGTGCCACACGGCCGTCCGGTGATCGAGCGGGTGTAG
- a CDS encoding YdeI/OmpD-associated family protein produces the protein MKPVYFPSADAWREWLAEFHASATELLVGFHKSATGKPSMSWPQSVDEALCYGWIDGVRKRVDDERYTIRFTPRRSTSIWSAVNIKRVGELEAEGRMQDAGRAAFAKRRENKSGIYAYEQRRDVLDEPYLGTFKKSRAAFAFFESQPPGYRKTAIWWIVSAKMEATRERRLAELIDHSKNNRRLPGLETRKPKP, from the coding sequence ATGAAGCCCGTCTATTTCCCCTCCGCCGACGCCTGGCGCGAATGGCTCGCCGAGTTTCATGCCTCGGCGACGGAGCTGCTCGTCGGGTTTCACAAGTCGGCGACCGGCAAGCCCAGCATGTCGTGGCCACAATCAGTCGACGAGGCGCTGTGCTACGGCTGGATCGACGGGGTACGCAAGCGCGTCGACGACGAGCGCTACACGATTCGCTTCACCCCGCGTCGGTCGACGAGCATCTGGAGCGCCGTGAACATCAAGCGTGTGGGCGAACTCGAGGCCGAGGGGCGCATGCAGGACGCGGGACGCGCCGCGTTCGCCAAGCGACGCGAGAACAAGTCCGGCATCTACGCCTACGAACAGCGACGCGACGTGCTCGACGAACCCTACCTCGGCACGTTCAAGAAGTCGCGCGCCGCCTTTGCCTTCTTCGAGTCGCAACCGCCGGGATACCGGAAGACCGCCATCTGGTGGATCGTCAGCGCCAAGATGGAAGCCACACGCGAGCGCCGCTTGGCCGAACTGATCGATCACTCGAAGAACAACCGCCGCCTCCCCGGTCTCGAAACCCGGAAGCCCAAGCCCTAG
- a CDS encoding ABC transporter ATP-binding protein, producing the protein MPIDGPRPERTRFEARRAGSTPNAPPTTFRDRMVALRNVPPFLGLVWRTSPSLTVWTLVVRLLRALLPVMTLYVGKLIIDEVVLVAGGGAAGGLAAWRTDGRLHHLAWLLAAEFGLAVASDVLGRVTSLIDGLLAERFSISTSVRLMEHAATLDLQDFEDSESQDKLERARRQASGRMALMSQLFSQAQDAITILSLAAGLALFTPWLILLLLAALVPAFLGEAHFSAQGYALAYTRTADQRTLDYLRRTGASAETAKEVKIFGLHAFLIDRYRQLAGDYYRATRALAVRRAGWGTLLTTIGTLGYYGAFAYLSWRTVAGDFSIGDLTFGAASFRRLRGLLEGLLAGFSQLAGQALYLDDLFSFFELTPAIRSPENPRPFPTPIRQGFVFEDVGFCYPGSETWAVRHMDFTLRAGEVLALVGENGAGKTTLVKLLTRLYDPNEGRILLDGHDLREYDLDAVRANLGVIFQDFVRYDLTAAENIAVGRMSQRDDRARIEAAAQRSLADEVVRRLPKGYDQVLGRRFRGAVDLSGGEWQKLALARAYMRDAQLLVLDEPTAALDARAEFEVFQRFKELMHGKTGVLISHRFSSVRMADRILVLVDGTVEAAGTHEELLAQHGRYAELFELQAAGYR; encoded by the coding sequence ATGCCAATCGATGGACCTCGCCCGGAGCGCACCCGCTTCGAGGCTCGGCGCGCGGGATCCACCCCGAACGCCCCTCCCACGACGTTCCGCGACCGGATGGTCGCGCTGCGCAACGTGCCGCCCTTCCTGGGGCTCGTCTGGCGCACCAGCCCATCGCTCACGGTGTGGACGTTGGTGGTGCGCCTGCTGCGCGCGCTCCTCCCCGTGATGACGCTGTACGTGGGCAAGCTCATCATCGACGAAGTCGTCCTGGTGGCCGGCGGCGGTGCGGCTGGCGGGCTGGCCGCGTGGCGCACGGATGGGCGCCTGCATCATCTCGCGTGGCTGCTGGCGGCCGAGTTCGGGCTCGCCGTCGCCAGCGACGTGCTGGGGCGGGTGACGTCGCTCATCGACGGGCTGCTTGCCGAGCGCTTCAGCATCAGCACCAGCGTGCGCCTCATGGAGCACGCGGCGACGCTCGACCTGCAGGACTTCGAGGACAGCGAGTCGCAGGACAAGCTCGAGCGCGCGCGCCGGCAGGCGAGCGGGCGGATGGCGCTCATGAGCCAGCTCTTTTCGCAGGCGCAGGACGCGATCACGATCCTCTCCCTCGCGGCCGGTCTCGCGCTGTTCACGCCGTGGCTCATCCTCTTGCTCCTGGCGGCGCTCGTCCCGGCCTTTTTGGGAGAGGCGCACTTCAGCGCCCAAGGCTACGCCCTCGCCTACACGCGCACCGCCGACCAGCGCACGCTCGACTACCTGCGCCGAACGGGGGCGAGCGCCGAGACGGCCAAGGAAGTGAAGATCTTCGGGCTGCACGCCTTCCTGATCGACCGGTATCGGCAGCTGGCGGGCGACTACTACCGCGCCACGCGTGCGCTCGCCGTCCGTCGCGCCGGGTGGGGGACGCTGCTCACCACGATCGGGACGCTCGGCTACTACGGGGCCTTTGCCTACCTGTCGTGGCGCACGGTGGCGGGCGACTTCTCCATCGGCGACCTCACGTTCGGCGCGGCCTCGTTCCGGCGGCTGCGCGGACTGCTCGAAGGGCTACTCGCAGGCTTTTCGCAGTTGGCAGGGCAGGCGCTCTATCTCGACGACCTCTTCTCCTTCTTCGAACTCACGCCGGCCATCCGGTCGCCCGAGAATCCGCGCCCGTTCCCGACCCCCATCCGCCAGGGGTTCGTCTTCGAGGACGTGGGCTTCTGCTATCCCGGGAGCGAGACGTGGGCGGTACGTCACATGGACTTCACGCTGCGCGCCGGCGAAGTGCTCGCCCTCGTCGGCGAGAACGGGGCCGGGAAGACGACGCTGGTGAAGCTGCTCACCCGCCTCTACGACCCGAACGAGGGGCGCATCCTCCTCGACGGGCACGACCTGCGCGAGTACGACCTGGACGCGGTGCGCGCCAACCTTGGCGTGATCTTCCAGGATTTCGTGCGCTACGACCTCACGGCGGCGGAGAACATCGCCGTTGGCCGCATGTCACAGCGCGACGATCGCGCACGCATCGAGGCGGCGGCGCAGCGCAGCCTGGCCGACGAGGTGGTGAGGCGACTGCCCAAGGGATACGACCAGGTGCTGGGCCGCCGCTTTCGTGGTGCCGTGGACCTGTCAGGCGGCGAGTGGCAGAAGCTCGCCCTCGCCCGCGCCTACATGCGCGATGCGCAACTGCTCGTGCTCGACGAACCGACGGCCGCGCTCGACGCCCGCGCCGAGTTCGAGGTGTTCCAGCGCTTCAAGGAGCTGATGCACGGCAAGACGGGGGTGTTGATCTCGCATCGCTTCTCGAGCGTGCGCATGGCCGATCGAATCCTCGTCCTGGTGGACGGCACGGTGGAGGCGGCGGGGACGCACGAGGAGCTGCTGGCGCAGCATGGGCGATACGCGGAGCTGTTCGAGTTGCAGGCGGCGGGGTACAGGTAG
- a CDS encoding serine hydrolase, producing MLTAVGCNREQPAPPAAASSNRLAGVIARGDSLALPGEWTPPPGDALEHSIAGFATTLCAGVFITGLEPADAAANVGWFTGPPEDRKVVTDTVIDRATQTVRLKLPSGVWVVAKRFGSQGCIPLPAGKDSVFFTPVVVTPQLPDAATTPWPMGDLITPAPWPAEVDSAKVAQALAVGFGPDSAMTEAFIVTYKGRIIAERYGPGIGIHTPLESWSMGKSLTGTQIARLIQMGAYTLEQPAPIPQWQQPGDPRQEIRIMDIMRMSSGLRIRAPQDPGYDKSLGYPDHLWYYTGAGNSYEWAATRPQQWKPNTVGRYRNTDPVLANYLIRLAVEKRGEDYRTWPQRNLFDKLGIRDATLFTDPYGNNLTQGAEFLAARDWVRLGNLYVQDGVWNGERLLPEGYVDHVKTLAPAWVADGRPIYGGGFMWVNGDGGDPIPKDAFSFRGAGGQSTIIIPDRDMVVVRLGKYAGARTGDATLKDGLALLMEAVPPKGASTP from the coding sequence GTGCTCACGGCGGTCGGCTGCAATCGCGAGCAGCCCGCCCCGCCCGCCGCCGCCAGCAGCAATCGCCTGGCCGGCGTCATCGCACGTGGCGACTCGCTCGCCCTCCCGGGTGAGTGGACCCCGCCGCCCGGCGACGCCCTCGAGCACTCCATCGCCGGCTTTGCCACCACGCTCTGTGCCGGCGTCTTCATCACCGGACTCGAGCCGGCCGATGCGGCGGCCAACGTGGGCTGGTTCACCGGCCCGCCGGAAGACCGCAAGGTCGTGACCGACACCGTCATCGACCGCGCCACGCAGACGGTGCGCCTCAAGCTCCCCAGCGGGGTGTGGGTTGTCGCCAAGCGTTTCGGGAGCCAGGGGTGCATCCCGCTCCCCGCGGGGAAGGACTCGGTCTTCTTCACCCCTGTCGTCGTCACCCCCCAACTCCCCGATGCAGCGACGACGCCGTGGCCCATGGGCGACCTCATCACCCCGGCCCCTTGGCCCGCCGAGGTCGACTCGGCCAAGGTGGCGCAGGCGCTCGCGGTGGGCTTCGGCCCCGACTCGGCGATGACCGAGGCGTTCATCGTCACGTACAAGGGGCGCATCATCGCCGAGCGATATGGGCCCGGGATCGGGATCCACACGCCGCTGGAAAGCTGGTCGATGGGGAAGAGCCTCACCGGGACGCAGATCGCCCGCCTCATCCAGATGGGTGCGTACACGCTCGAGCAGCCGGCGCCCATTCCGCAGTGGCAGCAGCCGGGCGATCCGCGGCAGGAGATCCGCATCATGGACATCATGCGGATGTCGAGCGGGCTGCGCATTCGCGCGCCGCAGGACCCCGGATACGACAAGTCGTTAGGCTATCCCGACCACCTCTGGTACTACACCGGCGCCGGCAATTCCTACGAGTGGGCGGCGACGCGTCCGCAGCAGTGGAAGCCCAACACCGTCGGGCGCTATCGCAACACCGATCCCGTGCTCGCGAACTACCTCATTCGCCTCGCGGTCGAGAAGCGCGGCGAGGACTATCGCACCTGGCCGCAGCGCAACCTGTTCGACAAGCTCGGCATCCGCGACGCCACGCTCTTCACCGACCCGTACGGCAACAACCTCACGCAGGGAGCCGAGTTCCTGGCGGCGCGCGACTGGGTGCGCCTGGGGAACCTGTACGTGCAGGATGGCGTGTGGAACGGCGAGCGACTCCTCCCCGAGGGCTACGTCGATCACGTGAAGACTCTGGCCCCCGCGTGGGTCGCCGACGGTCGTCCGATCTACGGCGGCGGCTTCATGTGGGTCAACGGCGACGGTGGCGATCCCATTCCCAAGGATGCCTTCTCGTTCCGCGGGGCGGGGGGGCAGAGCACGATCATCATCCCCGACCGCGACATGGTGGTGGTGCGACTGGGGAAGTACGCCGGCGCGCGCACCGGCGATGCGACGCTCAAGGATGGGCTCGCGCTGCTGATGGAGGCGGTGCCGCCCAAGGGGGCGTCGACACCGTAG
- a CDS encoding aldo/keto reductase has translation MTPARRLLLAAAGGAGCSRLQPTAVSTATSAARVARDGWASRGARREGRRGRASRDLAIATGAGRGGGGGGGGSVGPALAPPGGGGGGGGGGEGVPVLSAPLAPGGADLSPIVAGAWRMADWGLDRAGRLRWIEQSLDLGITSFDHADIYGDYSVEGLFGEALALAPALREHMQLVTKCGIKLRSERRPSHGLKCYDTSPAHVVASVEQSLRSLRTDRIDLLLIHRPDLLMDPDELAATFRQLQSQGKVRHFGVSNHTPSQFALLHHRFPLSTNQVELSPLALDVLSNGTLDQCRDLGVRPMIWSPLAGGRLFTASDEASQRVRLALEAVGAVHGVSPATVAYAWILRHPARPVPITGSGRVEALREAVAALEVTLAHEEWYRIWSASAGREVA, from the coding sequence ATGACGCCGGCCAGGCGATTGCTGCTGGCGGCGGCGGGCGGGGCGGGCTGCTCGCGATTGCAGCCGACCGCCGTGAGCACGGCGACCAGCGCCGCAAGGGTGGCGCGAGACGGATGGGCGTCGAGAGGCGCACGGCGGGAGGGTCGGAGGGGGAGGGCGAGCCGCGATCTGGCCATCGCCACGGGGGCGGGGCGCGGCGGGGGGGGGGGAGGGGGTGGATCAGTGGGTCCGGCGCTCGCCCCCCCGGGGGGGGGGGGGGGGGGGGGGGGGGGGGGGGAAGGCGTCCCGGTCCTCTCCGCCCCCCTTGCCCCCGGCGGCGCCGACCTCTCGCCCATCGTCGCCGGCGCCTGGCGCATGGCCGACTGGGGGCTCGACCGCGCTGGGCGACTGCGCTGGATCGAGCAGAGCCTCGACCTCGGCATCACCTCGTTCGATCACGCCGACATCTATGGCGACTATTCGGTCGAGGGGCTCTTCGGGGAGGCGCTGGCGCTGGCACCCGCGCTTCGCGAGCACATGCAGCTCGTGACCAAGTGCGGAATCAAGCTGCGCTCCGAACGTCGACCGTCGCACGGCCTCAAGTGCTATGACACGTCGCCCGCGCACGTGGTCGCCTCGGTGGAGCAGTCGTTGCGGTCGCTGCGCACCGATCGCATCGACCTCCTCCTGATCCACCGCCCGGACCTCCTGATGGACCCGGACGAGCTGGCGGCGACGTTTCGGCAGCTGCAATCTCAGGGAAAGGTGCGGCATTTTGGCGTGTCGAACCACACGCCGTCGCAGTTCGCCCTCCTGCACCACCGGTTCCCGCTGTCGACCAACCAGGTGGAGCTGTCGCCGCTGGCCCTCGACGTGCTCTCCAACGGCACGCTGGATCAGTGCCGCGACCTGGGGGTGCGCCCGATGATCTGGTCGCCGCTGGCCGGCGGGCGCCTGTTCACCGCCAGCGACGAGGCATCGCAGCGCGTTCGCCTCGCCCTCGAGGCGGTGGGAGCGGTGCACGGCGTCTCGCCGGCGACGGTCGCCTACGCCTGGATCCTGCGGCACCCCGCGCGCCCCGTCCCGATCACCGGCTCGGGACGCGTCGAGGCGCTGCGCGAAGCGGTCGCCGCGCTCGAGGTCACGCTCGCGCACGAGGAGTGGTATCGCATCTGGAGCGCCAGCGCCGGCCGCGAGGTCGCGTAG